A window of the Yersinia rochesterensis genome harbors these coding sequences:
- the norV gene encoding anaerobic nitric oxide reductase flavorubredoxin, translating to MAIQVKNNIKWVGQRDWEVRDFHGTEYKTLKGTSYNSYLIREGKNVLIDTVDQKFGRDFVANLEREIDLHALDYIIINHAEEDHAGALTELMARIPHIPIYCTTNAIDSINGHHHHPEWNFITVKTGDTLDIGNGKQLIFVETPMLHWPDSMMTYITGDAVLFSNDAFGQHYCDEHLFNDEVDQIELYEQCARYYANILTPFSRLVTPKINEILGFNLPVSMIATSHGVVWRDNPTQIVAKYLEWAADYQEDRITIFYDTMSNNTRMMADAIAQGIHETDPAVAVKIYNIARHDKNEILTQVFRSKGVLVGSSTMNNVMMPKIAGMLEELAGLRFRNKKAAAFGSFGWTGGAVDRIQTRLMDAGFDISLSLKMKWRPDNDGLDECREHGRKIAREWALHPLNNSTLLDVETPSINTESRSINTESTSAAPLDLGISMQCSVCQWIYDPALGEPLQDVKPGTCWDDVPDFFLCPECGLGKSVFDPL from the coding sequence ATGGCCATTCAGGTTAAAAATAATATTAAATGGGTTGGGCAGCGTGATTGGGAAGTGCGTGATTTTCATGGTACCGAATATAAAACCCTTAAAGGCACGAGCTACAACAGCTATTTGATCCGCGAAGGAAAAAACGTGCTGATTGATACCGTCGACCAGAAATTTGGCCGCGATTTTGTGGCTAACTTAGAGCGGGAAATCGATCTGCATGCGCTTGATTACATTATTATTAACCATGCAGAAGAAGACCACGCCGGTGCATTAACCGAGTTAATGGCGCGTATCCCCCACATTCCGATTTATTGCACCACAAATGCTATCGATTCTATTAATGGGCATCATCATCATCCTGAATGGAATTTCATCACGGTCAAAACGGGTGACACACTGGATATCGGTAATGGTAAACAACTGATTTTTGTTGAAACACCTATGTTGCACTGGCCTGACAGCATGATGACTTACATCACTGGCGATGCAGTGCTGTTTAGTAATGATGCTTTTGGCCAGCACTATTGTGACGAGCATTTGTTCAATGATGAAGTGGACCAAATTGAACTGTATGAGCAATGCGCCCGCTATTATGCCAATATTTTGACGCCTTTCAGCCGGTTAGTCACACCCAAGATCAATGAAATCCTTGGCTTCAACCTGCCGGTATCCATGATTGCCACCTCTCATGGTGTGGTGTGGCGGGATAATCCCACCCAAATTGTCGCCAAATACCTGGAGTGGGCAGCTGATTATCAAGAAGACCGTATCACCATTTTCTATGACACCATGTCAAACAACACCCGGATGATGGCCGACGCTATTGCTCAGGGGATTCATGAAACCGACCCCGCTGTTGCTGTGAAAATCTACAATATTGCTCGCCATGATAAGAATGAAATACTGACACAGGTATTCCGCTCTAAAGGTGTGTTAGTCGGCTCCTCAACCATGAACAATGTGATGATGCCCAAAATTGCCGGCATGCTTGAAGAACTGGCCGGACTGCGATTCCGTAATAAAAAAGCGGCGGCTTTTGGCAGTTTTGGTTGGACGGGCGGCGCGGTTGACCGGATTCAAACTCGTCTGATGGATGCCGGATTTGATATTTCGCTCTCACTAAAAATGAAATGGCGACCGGACAATGATGGGTTGGACGAATGCCGCGAACATGGGCGCAAGATTGCCCGCGAATGGGCCTTACATCCGTTGAATAACAGCACATTGCTTGATGTCGAAACTCCATCCATTAATACAGAAAGTCGTTCCATTAATACAGAAAGTACATCTGCTGCACCTCTGGATCTGGGTATTTCAATGCAATGCAGTGTGTGCCAGTGGATATATGACCCCGCACTGGGTGAGCCGCTTCAAGATGTTAAACCGGGAACCTGCTGGGATGATGTGCCGGATTTCTTCCTCTGCCCAGAATGTGGGTTGGGCAAATCTGTTTTTGATCCACTCTAA
- the norW gene encoding NADH:flavorubredoxin reductase NorW, whose translation MVENIVIVGSGFAARQVVKNIRKLDSQIAINMIAADSGVDYNKPDLSHVFSRQQSADDLTRMSAEQFAQENNLTLHTKTRVTAIQRQEKQILCGHQVFQYHKLVLATGATAMLPPIAGNELICTFNSQNEYRLHQELLQKARRILVLGGGLIGAELAMDLHRAGKRVILVDKAHSLLASVLPVEISSRLQHSFSQMGITLAFNNQLNSIEKVADGLRVVLHSGHSYSVDAVIAAMGLQPETAVAAAAGLNIGRGIKVNQQLQTTDPNIFAIGDCAEIDGKVMPFLQPILMGAMTLAKNLLGGAHCLTLPAILVKVKTPDLPLYFAGETHRRDLNWEINLTPQGITARATDSQHQLRAFVVSEEQTQHAFSLLRELSL comes from the coding sequence ATGGTAGAGAATATTGTGATTGTCGGTTCAGGATTTGCTGCTCGCCAGGTGGTAAAAAACATCCGCAAACTCGACTCACAGATAGCAATCAATATGATCGCCGCTGATAGTGGCGTTGATTATAACAAACCGGATTTGAGTCATGTCTTTAGTCGTCAGCAAAGTGCTGACGACCTGACTCGCATGTCCGCTGAACAATTTGCGCAAGAGAATAACCTGACCTTGCACACCAAGACTCGAGTCACTGCCATTCAGCGACAGGAAAAGCAAATTTTATGTGGCCATCAGGTATTTCAATATCACAAGCTGGTATTGGCAACCGGGGCTACGGCAATGCTGCCACCAATCGCGGGTAATGAGTTGATATGCACATTTAACAGCCAAAATGAGTACCGATTGCATCAAGAGTTACTCCAAAAAGCCCGCCGTATCTTGGTATTAGGCGGCGGTTTAATCGGCGCGGAGCTGGCGATGGATTTACACCGCGCGGGTAAACGCGTCATTTTGGTGGATAAAGCCCACAGTTTGCTGGCCTCGGTCTTGCCAGTGGAAATTAGCAGCCGCTTGCAGCATAGCTTCAGTCAGATGGGCATTACCCTCGCCTTTAATAATCAGTTGAACAGCATTGAAAAAGTGGCGGATGGATTACGCGTCGTACTCCATTCCGGCCATAGCTATAGTGTTGATGCTGTTATTGCGGCAATGGGATTACAGCCGGAAACTGCTGTCGCGGCGGCGGCCGGGCTTAATATAGGACGTGGTATCAAGGTTAACCAACAGTTGCAAACCACGGATCCTAATATCTTTGCTATTGGCGATTGTGCTGAGATTGATGGGAAAGTGATGCCTTTTTTGCAACCCATATTGATGGGTGCCATGACTCTGGCGAAAAATCTATTAGGCGGTGCACATTGCCTTACGCTGCCAGCGATACTGGTTAAAGTCAAAACACCAGATTTGCCGTTATATTTCGCAGGTGAAACCCACCGACGTGACCTTAACTGGGAAATAAATCTCACGCCACAAGGAATAACTGCGCGCGCAACAGACAGCCAGCATCAGTTACGCGCTTTTGTGGTCAGTGAAGAGCAGACCCAACACGCATTTTCACTGCTACGTGAGTTAAGTCTTTAA
- a CDS encoding succinylglutamate desuccinylase/aspartoacylase family protein, which produces MKINNHKLPEHALSGQRQLTSFHFGQSGVGEKIYLQAGLHADELPGMLVLHYLKRLLSQAERRGEIQSEIIIVPIANPVGMAQVLLNSGIGRFDLVSGRNFNRDFPNLAQLVHQQLGAGVLSEKENLRQPIRRAMVAALQDLPARSEVDALRQHLLMLACDADLVLDLHCDEHAILHLYADPAWRESVGILARFLHIDTVLLSQDSGGGSFDEACGLPWHRLTAHYPDLAPACMAVTVELRGQQDVSHSLASADAERIYQYLQHRGAIVGEQPEIPQREVVMLPFSAGEIVNAPASGLLLLLRQPGEWVAKDEVVAEIIDPITDTVKAVRAKAGGIIYASRRAPFVTLGAEVMKIAGKTPYAGGGGLAS; this is translated from the coding sequence ATGAAAATCAATAACCATAAGTTACCTGAACATGCCCTGAGTGGGCAGCGTCAATTAACCAGTTTTCATTTCGGCCAGTCGGGTGTGGGCGAGAAAATCTACTTACAGGCTGGCCTACATGCCGATGAACTGCCCGGAATGCTGGTATTACATTATCTTAAAAGATTACTGAGTCAGGCGGAACGGCGCGGAGAAATTCAGAGTGAAATAATTATTGTGCCAATCGCTAACCCGGTTGGTATGGCGCAAGTGCTGCTAAACAGTGGAATAGGCCGCTTTGATTTGGTCAGTGGACGCAATTTTAATCGTGATTTTCCCAATCTGGCTCAGTTAGTCCATCAGCAATTGGGCGCAGGCGTATTAAGCGAAAAAGAGAATTTGCGGCAACCAATTCGCCGTGCCATGGTAGCGGCATTGCAAGATTTACCGGCACGGAGTGAAGTGGATGCCTTGCGCCAACACTTGCTGATGCTGGCCTGCGATGCCGATCTGGTGCTGGACTTGCACTGCGACGAGCATGCTATTTTGCATCTGTACGCAGATCCGGCTTGGCGAGAGTCAGTGGGTATTCTCGCGCGTTTTTTGCATATCGACACTGTGCTACTTTCACAAGACAGCGGCGGCGGTTCTTTTGATGAGGCCTGCGGCTTGCCGTGGCACCGCTTGACGGCACATTATCCTGACCTGGCTCCAGCTTGTATGGCGGTGACCGTTGAATTGCGCGGACAGCAAGATGTCAGTCACTCGCTGGCCAGTGCTGATGCCGAACGTATTTATCAATATTTACAACATCGTGGTGCGATTGTCGGCGAACAGCCTGAAATTCCACAGCGTGAGGTGGTAATGCTGCCGTTTTCTGCGGGAGAGATAGTTAATGCCCCAGCCAGTGGCTTGCTGTTGTTATTGCGTCAGCCGGGTGAATGGGTGGCTAAGGATGAAGTGGTCGCTGAAATCATTGACCCAATAACGGATACAGTCAAAGCGGTGCGGGCCAAAGCGGGCGGGATTATCTATGCCAGCAGGCGCGCCCCCTTTGTGACGTTGGGCGCTGAAGTGATGAAAATTGCCGGAAAAACCCCCTACGCAGGCGGTGGGGGGTTAGCATCCTAA
- a CDS encoding Lrp/AsnC family transcriptional regulator, with the protein MEKKPRLDRIDKKILEILSQDGRISYQKLSEQVNLTARPCLERVRLLERAGIIRGYSAIIELPEPEHAFVIQAQIALADHGHSQAAFEQEVRKTPEVLDCWLVGGSFDFLVRIGCRNMEHYRLLADTWLTSKKFRVDKIVTITELQAIKRA; encoded by the coding sequence GTGGAAAAGAAACCCCGGCTTGACCGAATTGACAAAAAAATCCTTGAAATCCTCAGCCAGGATGGTCGTATCTCTTATCAGAAGCTATCCGAGCAGGTCAATTTGACCGCCCGCCCCTGTCTGGAGCGGGTTCGGCTGCTGGAACGCGCCGGTATTATCCGTGGCTACAGCGCGATTATTGAGCTGCCGGAACCTGAGCATGCCTTTGTTATCCAAGCACAAATTGCCTTGGCCGACCACGGACACTCACAGGCGGCTTTCGAGCAAGAAGTGCGTAAAACGCCCGAAGTGCTGGATTGCTGGTTGGTCGGCGGTAGCTTTGATTTTTTGGTGCGCATTGGGTGCCGCAACATGGAGCATTACCGACTATTGGCCGACACTTGGCTAACCAGCAAAAAATTCCGCGTCGATAAAATCGTCACCATCACTGAGTTACAAGCTATCAAACGCGCTTAA
- a CDS encoding ABC transporter permease, producing the protein MNLQTILEAVPTFLYSDGSDTTGLAMTAKLFLLSVFPGLLLALVMAVGQAFGPRPLAWLIRSVTYFFRSTPLYLQLMLIYYGLSQFDIVQLGWQDDQPFWLLFRDATFCATLALVLNTSAYVAELLAGMMVTFPRQEWVAGEAFGMSQWQIIRRLVLPATLRRGIPALNNEMVFLLHATSLASTVTLLDITGVARAFYATTYSPFIPFLMAAALYLLCTFILIFLFSRAERRWLAFARHD; encoded by the coding sequence ATGAATCTGCAAACCATATTGGAAGCAGTCCCGACATTTCTCTACAGCGACGGCTCTGATACCACGGGTCTGGCGATGACGGCCAAACTGTTTTTACTCTCGGTGTTTCCTGGCTTATTACTGGCGCTAGTGATGGCGGTCGGGCAAGCATTTGGCCCACGCCCGCTGGCTTGGCTTATCCGCAGTGTGACTTACTTCTTTCGTAGCACGCCGCTCTATCTGCAACTCATGCTTATCTACTATGGTCTGTCGCAGTTTGATATTGTGCAGTTGGGTTGGCAGGACGACCAACCTTTCTGGCTGCTATTTCGGGATGCCACTTTCTGCGCCACACTGGCCTTGGTGCTCAATACCAGTGCTTATGTCGCGGAATTATTGGCCGGCATGATGGTGACTTTTCCGCGTCAGGAGTGGGTGGCTGGCGAAGCGTTCGGTATGAGTCAGTGGCAAATCATTCGCCGATTAGTGTTACCGGCGACATTACGCCGTGGTATTCCGGCGTTGAATAACGAAATGGTGTTCTTGCTGCATGCCACCTCTCTGGCCAGCACCGTCACCTTGCTCGATATCACTGGCGTGGCACGGGCTTTCTATGCCACCACTTATTCGCCATTTATTCCGTTTTTAATGGCGGCGGCGCTTTATTTGCTGTGTACCTTTATCTTGATTTTCTTGTTTTCGCGCGCGGAACGGCGCTGGCTAGCCTTTGCCCGCCATGATTGA
- a CDS encoding ABC transporter permease translates to MVTDYLPLLAQGAGLSLCVMLLSLAVALTLGLINAVIKLFGPRWLRWISTGYTTLVRGIPELVIMLLLFFGGEMLVNGFLGLLGLGPVRFNTFISGVLAIGIVFGAYYTETFRGAFQTVDRGQLEAAMAYGMRPGQVFRRIMLPQMLSFAIPGINNNWLGLMKASALISILGLEDMVWLAEQAGRATQKPFLFYFLVAMIYMAITALSSWGFSLLARRYALSTSTAARAR, encoded by the coding sequence ATGGTCACAGACTATTTGCCGTTACTGGCACAAGGGGCGGGGTTATCACTGTGCGTGATGCTGCTATCACTGGCTGTCGCACTCACACTCGGCCTGATCAATGCGGTTATCAAGCTGTTTGGCCCACGCTGGTTACGTTGGATATCAACAGGTTACACCACCTTAGTGCGCGGCATTCCTGAACTGGTGATTATGCTGCTGCTATTTTTTGGCGGCGAAATGCTGGTGAATGGTTTTCTCGGCCTGTTGGGATTGGGGCCGGTTCGCTTCAATACTTTTATTTCCGGTGTACTGGCCATCGGCATTGTCTTTGGTGCTTATTACACGGAAACCTTCCGTGGTGCTTTTCAAACAGTCGATCGTGGTCAGTTGGAAGCCGCAATGGCTTACGGCATGCGCCCCGGTCAGGTGTTCCGGCGCATTATGCTGCCGCAAATGCTCAGTTTTGCCATTCCCGGCATCAATAATAACTGGCTCGGTCTGATGAAAGCTTCGGCCTTGATATCCATTCTGGGATTGGAAGATATGGTGTGGCTGGCCGAGCAGGCAGGGCGCGCGACACAAAAACCTTTCCTGTTTTACTTCCTGGTGGCGATGATTTACATGGCCATTACTGCGTTGTCCAGTTGGGGCTTTAGTCTGTTGGCGCGGCGTTATGCGCTGTCGACTTCAACTGCGGCGAGGGCGCGCTGA
- a CDS encoding ABC transporter substrate-binding protein, whose translation MKKTLAALLTGLILSAPVAAQTIETISFGVDGGYPPFDVLAPSGEITGFDIDIANALCDNLHAKCVFVKQPFESMIAALNARKFDAIIASLSITDERKKEVDFTDRYYRSAAQLVARKGSPLSPDVASLKGKTVGVQTGSIHETYAKKHWGGQGVKIVSYANQDNVYLDLLSGRINASLQDNIQAASSFIDTPRGQKFAFAGPVIQDETISSDVGIAVGKDNPALRDALNGAIKAIRADGTYDAIQKKYFSFDIYGE comes from the coding sequence ATGAAAAAAACATTAGCTGCATTATTGACTGGTTTGATACTTTCCGCGCCCGTGGCGGCTCAAACAATAGAAACTATCAGTTTTGGTGTGGACGGCGGATACCCGCCTTTTGATGTTCTGGCCCCCAGTGGCGAGATCACCGGTTTTGATATTGATATCGCGAATGCTTTGTGTGACAACCTGCATGCCAAGTGTGTTTTCGTCAAACAGCCCTTTGAAAGTATGATTGCGGCCCTGAATGCGCGCAAGTTTGATGCCATTATTGCATCGCTCAGTATTACCGATGAGCGCAAAAAAGAAGTCGATTTCACTGACCGCTATTACCGCAGTGCCGCGCAATTAGTCGCGCGCAAAGGCAGCCCATTATCACCGGATGTTGCCAGCCTCAAAGGAAAAACCGTCGGGGTTCAGACCGGGTCTATCCATGAAACTTACGCGAAAAAACATTGGGGCGGGCAAGGGGTCAAAATTGTCTCTTACGCCAATCAGGACAATGTCTATCTCGATCTACTGTCAGGGCGCATCAACGCCTCATTGCAAGATAATATTCAGGCCGCCAGTAGTTTTATCGACACCCCGCGCGGGCAGAAATTTGCTTTTGCTGGGCCAGTCATTCAAGACGAAACTATCTCCTCTGATGTCGGCATCGCCGTCGGTAAAGATAATCCGGCTTTGCGCGATGCCCTTAATGGGGCCATAAAGGCGATTCGTGCTGATGGCACCTATGATGCCATTCAGAAAAAGTATTTTAGTTTCGATATTTACGGAGAGTGA
- a CDS encoding dimethylarginine dimethylaminohydrolase family protein encodes MYFTQAIARLPADTCGSGQTTSQLGAPDVAATGQQFLAYVDTLLRLGLKVTILPAASAFPDAHFVEDTAVVMPELAVITHPGAPSRQGEVDTIEPLFTDRPVFRMSPRGHLDGGDVLLVDKQFFIGLTSRTDEAGISEFTAAVGRYGYRVTAIEVSAGLHLKSIVNYVGRNTLLLTADYQHHPAFADFNTIVIPEAESYAGNTLWINDTLITPRGYPDTLAQIEKLGMPIVQLDTSEFKKMDGGLTCLSLRF; translated from the coding sequence ATGTACTTTACTCAAGCTATTGCCAGACTCCCTGCTGATACCTGTGGTAGCGGCCAGACAACCTCCCAATTGGGTGCGCCGGATGTTGCCGCCACCGGCCAACAATTTCTGGCTTATGTGGATACTTTGCTGCGACTTGGCCTGAAAGTGACCATCTTACCGGCAGCATCGGCTTTTCCAGATGCCCACTTTGTCGAAGATACCGCAGTCGTCATGCCGGAACTGGCGGTGATAACTCACCCCGGAGCGCCGAGTCGCCAGGGCGAAGTGGACACCATCGAGCCACTGTTTACCGACCGCCCGGTTTTTCGCATGAGTCCTCGCGGGCACCTTGATGGCGGTGATGTGTTATTGGTGGATAAACAGTTTTTTATCGGGCTGACATCCCGCACCGATGAAGCGGGCATTAGCGAATTTACTGCGGCAGTAGGGCGTTATGGCTATCGCGTGACCGCCATTGAAGTGAGTGCCGGGCTGCACCTGAAATCCATTGTTAACTATGTCGGTCGCAATACTTTATTGCTAACCGCAGATTATCAACATCATCCTGCCTTTGCCGATTTCAATACTATTGTGATTCCAGAAGCGGAGTCTTACGCCGGTAATACCTTATGGATCAATGATACGCTGATAACGCCGCGAGGTTATCCTGATACATTGGCGCAAATTGAAAAGCTGGGGATGCCCATTGTTCAACTTGATACCAGTGAATTTAAAAAAATGGATGGCGGCTTAACCTGCCTCTCGTTGCGTTTCTAA
- a CDS encoding AMP nucleosidase, with amino-acid sequence MNQSQVTTHLSAIEAIERLETLYEAALSALRDAISAYIRDGALPDVGDRAKGLFSYPQLSVSWDGRFRSHQRTRAYGRFSRTGQYSTTITRPALFREYLTEQLTLLEAEYGAVFEVTASQQEMPYPFVIDGSDLILDRSMTAGLAQHFPTTDLAKIGDAITDGIDIAGADFPLSHFDALRTDFSLARLKHYTGTPAEHIQPYILFTNYSRYVDEFVSWACEQILDPASPYKALSCAGGSYITVENADPEKTTSDLAWKKYQMPAYHLIAESGHGITLVNIGVGPSNAKTICDHLAVMRPHAWLMIGHCGGLRESQAIGDYVLAHAYLRDDHVLDAVLPPDIPIPSIAEVQRALYDATKAVSGMPGVEVKQRLRTGTVVTSDDRNWELRFSASALRFNLSRAVAVDMESATIAAQGYRFRVPYGTLLCVSDKPLHGEIKLPGQANHFYEGAISEHLQIGIRAIDLLRAEGDQLHSRKLRTFNEPPFR; translated from the coding sequence TTGAATCAATCACAAGTTACAACTCATCTCTCGGCCATTGAGGCGATAGAGAGACTGGAGACGTTATACGAGGCGGCGCTGAGCGCATTGCGTGATGCTATCAGCGCATATATTCGTGATGGAGCTTTGCCAGATGTGGGTGACCGGGCGAAAGGCTTATTTTCGTATCCGCAACTCAGTGTCAGTTGGGATGGCCGATTCCGCTCACATCAGCGTACTCGGGCTTATGGGCGCTTCTCACGCACTGGCCAATACAGCACCACTATCACTCGGCCAGCCTTATTCAGGGAGTACCTGACTGAGCAACTCACATTACTGGAAGCTGAGTATGGTGCAGTATTCGAAGTGACAGCGTCACAACAAGAAATGCCTTATCCCTTTGTTATTGATGGCTCCGACCTTATTCTCGACCGCTCGATGACGGCAGGGCTAGCTCAGCACTTCCCAACCACGGATCTGGCTAAAATCGGCGATGCCATCACTGACGGTATTGATATTGCCGGCGCTGATTTCCCGTTATCGCATTTTGATGCGCTGCGCACTGACTTCTCCCTGGCGCGGCTCAAACACTACACCGGCACACCGGCAGAACATATTCAGCCCTATATTCTGTTTACCAATTACAGCCGCTATGTTGATGAGTTTGTCAGTTGGGCTTGTGAGCAAATCCTTGATCCCGCCAGCCCCTATAAAGCCTTATCCTGCGCCGGGGGGAGCTACATAACTGTCGAAAATGCCGATCCGGAGAAGACAACCTCCGATCTGGCGTGGAAAAAATATCAAATGCCCGCCTATCACTTAATCGCAGAAAGTGGGCATGGCATCACCTTGGTGAATATTGGCGTTGGCCCATCCAATGCCAAAACCATTTGCGACCATCTGGCAGTGATGCGGCCACACGCGTGGCTGATGATCGGGCATTGCGGCGGTTTACGTGAAAGTCAGGCGATTGGCGATTATGTCTTGGCGCATGCTTATTTGCGCGACGACCATGTGCTGGACGCGGTGTTGCCACCGGATATTCCAATTCCAAGCATCGCTGAGGTTCAACGGGCATTATATGACGCCACCAAAGCGGTGAGTGGCATGCCGGGCGTTGAAGTCAAACAACGGCTGCGTACCGGAACCGTGGTCACTTCCGACGATCGCAACTGGGAACTGCGTTTTTCTGCCTCTGCCTTGCGTTTTAATCTCAGTCGGGCGGTAGCCGTTGATATGGAAAGTGCCACGATCGCGGCACAAGGTTATCGGTTCAGAGTGCCTTATGGCACATTACTGTGTGTCTCAGACAAACCTTTGCATGGCGAAATCAAACTGCCGGGGCAAGCGAATCATTTTTATGAGGGCGCTATTTCCGAACATTTGCAGATTGGTATTCGGGCAATAGATTTGCTGCGCGCGGAGGGCGACCAACTGCATTCACGCAAGTTGCGCACCTTTAACGAGCCGCCGTTCCGTTAA
- a CDS encoding SrfA family protein — protein MAKSFLRSGSLDDILALGENGQPVYASAFQIREALRLKKQQNIADCLAIPQLNERGDRIDWYAPIEGKVTSWVAASTTERKSAIKQLSAFLSSINDLCQHAQQSDKAAHRLLGVLLAKTMQFPDQNHVYLVAGKPVLTFWGFVSRGQKTRTDPLDCLRQTAEAIEPTIIPLSAAPSAPITPPVAAAELPPPPDIAPVIQPAVAVEPTLLSTPEKKLPRWLRFSWILPVLALIIALIVQFSGGMPESVSAAPVVSKDKIVADITAEEKSAPEVSAPAITIIQPAPEPQLPLNNATIIPSQPVVAESVEVPELTAAQSKRALILPFEAVKVGSTAFLNGNWRVSPDIKAAQTGKAPSLRYQIKNGKGTVRITHGDNVTCQANITAGLMKSGNLVINSRYRAQCSDGSKYQIPEIVCKQGITGVADCKGRYDANTTLPMTMKRETK, from the coding sequence GTGGCGAAATCATTTTTACGCAGTGGTAGTTTGGACGATATTCTGGCGTTGGGCGAAAACGGACAACCCGTTTATGCTTCTGCGTTTCAGATTAGAGAGGCATTACGCCTTAAAAAACAGCAAAATATTGCTGATTGCCTGGCGATTCCTCAGCTCAATGAGCGAGGGGATCGCATTGATTGGTATGCCCCTATTGAAGGTAAAGTCACCTCATGGGTTGCGGCCAGCACCACTGAGCGAAAATCCGCCATAAAGCAATTGTCAGCCTTTCTGTCTAGCATCAATGATTTATGCCAGCATGCACAACAATCAGATAAAGCCGCCCACCGATTATTAGGGGTGTTGTTAGCGAAAACTATGCAATTCCCTGATCAGAATCATGTTTATCTGGTGGCGGGCAAGCCGGTGTTGACCTTCTGGGGCTTTGTCAGCCGGGGTCAGAAAACACGGACGGATCCTCTCGATTGCTTACGGCAAACAGCTGAAGCCATTGAGCCAACTATTATCCCCCTAAGTGCTGCGCCCTCTGCGCCGATAACGCCACCGGTTGCCGCTGCCGAATTACCCCCGCCACCCGATATTGCTCCCGTGATACAGCCGGCTGTAGCCGTAGAACCCACATTGCTATCTACACCAGAGAAAAAACTGCCCCGCTGGTTGCGATTCAGTTGGATATTGCCAGTGCTGGCCTTAATCATTGCATTAATTGTGCAATTTAGTGGCGGTATGCCAGAGAGCGTTTCGGCAGCGCCAGTGGTGTCTAAGGATAAAATTGTTGCAGATATAACGGCTGAGGAGAAGAGCGCACCAGAGGTCAGTGCCCCTGCCATCACGATTATCCAGCCCGCCCCTGAGCCGCAACTCCCGCTGAATAATGCCACCATTATTCCCTCTCAACCGGTGGTAGCGGAGTCTGTGGAAGTGCCGGAATTAACGGCGGCGCAGAGCAAACGCGCACTGATACTGCCTTTCGAGGCGGTCAAAGTGGGGTCAACGGCATTTCTTAATGGCAATTGGCGCGTCAGCCCCGATATTAAAGCGGCCCAAACCGGTAAAGCGCCCAGCTTGAGATATCAGATTAAAAATGGCAAAGGCACGGTAAGAATTACCCACGGTGATAATGTCACCTGCCAGGCTAATATTACCGCCGGGTTAATGAAATCGGGCAATCTGGTGATCAACAGCCGCTATAGGGCGCAGTGTAGTGATGGTTCAAAATATCAAATTCCTGAGATCGTCTGTAAGCAAGGCATTACCGGCGTTGCTGATTGCAAAGGCCGCTATGATGCCAATACCACACTTCCAATGACGATGAAGCGCGAGACTAAATAA